GAATACTATTGTAATTAAAAGAATGTTTACACGTGGTGGCAATTTGGGTTAGAGTGAGAGATGATGAATAAGATATAGGGCGTGACACATTCTTTTCAAGAAGATAATACAACATTAATAGAAGGatcttgatattttaacaacactttttaacaacttttttacaatagaACACATGTCATCATTTCATTCGTCTATtcgtatttattttaaaaaattatttgaaacgaaccaatcatAAGCTACCATGTACGCGCACTAGTGCAGAAAAGGCTTTAGATGTCAgttattttaggcttttaacgtcaccaacagaaccgacgtctatacgggtgacgttaatgggacgtcggctTTTTCAGGGGCGATGTCGATATAGACGTCTGTTCAGTAAGAAGCCCGACGTCTACAAGTCTAATCTTACCTTAAACGCCAGTCTGTATAACTTGGGATGTCTATAAAGCcatcaaacattgcattaaccaACGTCTTTGGGACaacatagacgtcagtttgtACATTAACTGTCATCTATGAAGcgatcgttgtgttttggtgcagtttttgtCGTGTCTTGGGGTAGcatagtagcacctccttcctttgctagtttcttcgtaagaaaaagttgcgtcttttggacttctcatggtatttcaacccaaagacaaacTGGGATCGTTGCCTAGGTCTATTCTGACCGTCATTGAAAAAGAATACAGTGAGAATACACCATAAACTATTTCGTTGACGGTCGGAATGGACATAGGCAACAACCCAAATTCGTCCTTGGATTGAAATGTcgtgagaaatccaaaaaacgcaagttttccttacgaggaaactagcaaagggagaaggtgcactacgctacacaaagacacaacaaaaaaactgcaccaaaacacaacgaaaactcattttaatcggttcaaatgagagataatacatcaaagattactttaaccagagtaaaaacaactttgaatagttaaaaggagaggaaacttaCCTGGAAATGCAGAGCAGCAGAGAGAAAACGCAAAGACGATTAAAGTGTTGGTTCGGAAACCGCTGGTTCGCAgtgttatttaacaagaaattagacgtctgttgtgaacaaaaccgacgtctaaaatggAAAATACGTCAGACGCAtgactaatatgacgtccattcgatttaaaaattaatatttctattatatatagacgtcggctttgAGGCATGAGACGTTTCGCAGGCGAAAgtgaatgacttttcacatacctggtaggattatagacgtcggtaccTGAGGCAACTGacatctatatgtctgacaggttggtGAACAGTATTAATTTTCGCCCTATAGACGTCGATGCCCTGTCAATGTGGTAGGATCCGACATCTATAAAGCTAAAAAGAGCGATTATTCATCTGTCTGGCAGATTTATAGGCGTTAGTTAGCAGGAGCCCGacatctatatgtctgacaggatGGTGAGCAgcattaatttccgccatatagtCGTCGGGGGCCCCAAcggaccgacgtctataacgctGAAGGAAATTACTTTTCACCTAACGATCAGAAATATAAACGTTAGGTTGGAAGGGCCGACATCTAAAatctatagacgtcggagaTCGACCTAACGGATGCCTATATTGCTAACTTATTTATGGAAATGTCACCgatcatcaatatacgtcgggCTTAcctctaaccgacgtctatagagtgacgttaatcagcgtttttgcactagtgacgttgtcaaaaagttgtcaaaatagaGTTGttgaaaaaactttttccttaatAGAATATCTTtgacagaggaagaaaatatGTTATTCGTTCTTTAACCCCTTGAGATATCAAAAACATGACCCCATAAgcataaaagaattaaaaaaaaaaaattattgggaGTAAGCTTTGGATAACCAAATGAATCAGCTCTATGATTCTATGTACACTAGATAACGTAAATCATAGACTAGTTAACAATACTACGTacagtttgaaaatttgaatcaGGTGAAGGAGGAGGAGGTTCAATCTTTAACAAAGCAGTATCATCTTCTGATATATCCAGCACCTCATGCTTGCTTTTATACTTCCCATCACTTCTTATATCCTCAAGTCTATCCAGCACTTGTGCCATAGTAGGCCTTACATCTTTGGAACTCTGCAAGCACTGAAACGCCAACTCAGCCACTGCACTGATCATTTTCCTGACCTTGAAATCCGACTCAAACCCTAGAGTTGGATCCACAATCTCATGCAACGCACCACTTTGGATCTTCTTGATGGCCATGTTGGACAAGTTGATCTCATGTCTACGCCTAGAGATATCAACCGCATGCATGGAAGATATGAGCTCGATCAGCACCACCCCGAAGCTATAAACATCACTCTTATCAGTGAGCTGGTAGTACTCGTGATACTCTGGATCCACATAACCAGGAGTTCCTTGTGGGGCAGTGGAAACGTGTGTGGCATGGATTGGGAAGGGACGTGAGAGGCCAAAATCTGCTACTTTGACACTGAAGTGGTTGTCAAGGAGAATGTTGCTGGTTTTTACGTCTCTGTGGATGATATCAGAAGCGTGGAGATATACCAATGCACTTGCAGTTTCAATGGCAATGTTCATTCTGATGTGCCAAGGGAGTGTGCCAGGTTTTGCTCTTTGACCATGAAGATGATCAGCCACGGTTCCATTTGGAATGTATTCGTACACCAGCAGAAGTTCTCTACTGTGGCGAGGAGTGCATCCATATAGAGACACAAGGTTCTGGTGGTGTAGGCCAGTTAAGATTTCCACTTCATTCACGAATTGCTCAACTCTTTTCAAACTGTTCTCGTACATTCTCTTCACTGCCACTAATCGTCCATCCTGAAGTTTCCCTACACAACAAATCAATATATCACAATTCAAATCATTCTAAACTTTTTATGCACAGTTTTTTAGAAACTAATGTGAATGTCTCAGGTACAAAATTGATAACTAGTGAATAATTATGAGAAAGGGTGATGATGAGTTTTACCAAAATACACTTTTCCAAATCCTCCGTCTCCTAGTTCTCTGTCTGGATTAAAGAAGTTTGTGGCCTCTTCAAGTTCACTATAGGTGAAGAAGTGGACTCCAATGTATTTATTTCCCTTCTCATAATCTTCTAAACAAGAACTATGTGAGATTCCTTTAGAATTATATACTACAGAAGATGTTACTTCACGGAGATGATGATTCTTCTTCTTTAGGCGACCATAATAGATGTAAAAGCCAAGGCTAAATACAATTCCACTTATCACTGCAGCAGCAACACCTGCCAACAATCATTCAAATTTTCGGTTAGTATGAATgtattaatgaaatatatacaACATTTAGAATTCTCTTTCAAGGATAATGGGATATATATTACCTATAACCAGCTTCCTTCTCCAGTTCCATTTATCGCCTGAGACAGTCCACATTGAAGACAAACAGGAGTGAGAACAGTTTGTGGAAAATCATGAAAATTCAAGGAGGATATAgaacaaaaatatctaattttttatgAGTTAGGTAATGAGTAAACTATATAAAACGAGAATGATAAGCAACATATCGTTAAAGTCAACAGACCAAAACAGTTTCACATAGAATTGCACTGTAAAATCTGGATTTAGATGgagagggagaaaagaaaagaatcacATCAAAGAATGTAATTTATGATTAGACCATTATTGACAAATTCAGAAGATATATTAACATCACTTTGTCAATACTTTGTGAGCACCAAATTAACACCactaaaagacaaaataaacatgtgaaaaataaatgtCGAAACACAACCTAATCATATTATTCCGTGTCAGAGAAAATTCTGAAGAAATAAGAGGAGGATTTCTGTGAAGCCTCCTAAACTAAGCAACAAATTGTTTGCCACCAACCCACAAAAAAGAGTCAACAACTTTGAAGATTCATCAGCCACCTAAATCCTAACAGAGGTTCCTGTAACATCTTTGAACACCAgcaatatttttatctaattagcTACAACAAAACTGTTCTCTGACTTGGTCAATGGTTTATTTTTTACTAGGTTCCTAGTTCTACAGATTTCTAAACAGCCATTTCTACAGATTTCAACACGCAAGCAAAATAAAtctattttcaaaagttcaaaTCCATATGTATATGTGCATGAAGGACACATGAAtatagaagagaagagaaagaagacaTACTATTAGAGCAATCTAAACCTTCACTTCCATTGGGGCAAAAACATGAAAACTGAGACTCATTATTAGCCCCACATGTTCCATTAGTCGAAACGCATTTTAAGCACTGGTGAACTTGTGCCTCTGAAATAAGATGTATTTCAAACCCTTCACTCAAGGCTTTGTTGAGTCCTTGAATTCCCCCATCAGGGTCAAGTTCCTGTGCTACTTGCACTTCAATCCTAGCTCCATCACAGTCTTGGACTTTCCCAGTTGCAGGGTCCCCATAGAAAGCACTCTTGTTACCATCTTCCTTGCATTGAAAAGAGCGTGTGCTGTTTGAAATCAGGGAATAGGGACAACCATAGTAGATGGTGATGTTCCTAACATTCAGGTATCTAAAGAGATTTGAATCCACGGAGTTGTTGGTTACGGCTGAGGAAGAGCAATTATCATAGACAAGGCCTGTTCGAACCACTTTCACGGTGTACTGAACTGgatcaaagtgaagaacttgaAAAGTTTGTGAGCCAAGTTGAAGGGTGGAGTTTTGATTATCCTCACAGTTGAGCTTGAATTGGCGGTTGCTAGCACAATAACTGGGTCTGCTCCCTCCCCAGAAAGGGTAGTAGATGGACGTTAGTCCGCAGCTGAATGGCTTGCTACACTCTTCGTGTTTGTTCTCTTCTTGGGAACTGATTGATGCCACCAAGACCAAGAACACCGATGCAAGGAATAAGAAGCTCACTGGAACATTTTCATTATGATGCAATACCAAATTAGCCATAGAAAAAgcagagaaaatgagaaatgaaaGAAGGGTAGGTCTACGATATAAGTGATCAATGCCATGACGTTgttcctttttaatatttactttatcGATTGACCTTCTGAATTTTCAATAGCTGCTGAATTGGACGATATTTGCGTTTCTTGTTCCAATCTTGGTCTTCCTTACGAACCTTCAACCTTGCCACCTCAACAGCTATTACAAGACACGAGtacaacattatttttttcaaattttgaatacCATGTGTTGATATACaacaaaagtttataaaatattcatcaattaaattatattgatattttttattaatataccGTTATGATGTCACACTTCACGAAACCATATTTgagattataataaaaaaaatatatagtttaattagatttttatatttttgaatctGATGTTCATACCCCgaaagcatgatttcaagtcTTGCATATCAAGAAACGCTccatcatattatatatatggtgTTTTATCTGCAATCACACCAAAACTCACATATTTCAACAAATATGCAAATATTTCAAAGCTCTGTCTGAAAAATTGAATCACACATGTGATTACTTGATGTTGATCTAAATAGTTTTATCAGATATTGACTTTTCAAATTAAGGAAATGGTGGGGTCTTGAATACCAATGTTTTAAGCATTATTTTCTGAAGTTTGAcattttatttagttctttaacATGCTGATATGGGCTGACAAGACATATCTTAAcattgcaaaatatatatatatatataaatgatacaTGATTGTGTGCGTTGTTTGACAaagtcaaaaataaatatattacaaatggACAGTTACAGTAGGGTGTATGCAAGAAGCATTCATCAGCCATAGAAAAAGAATGAACCACACCACCAGTAACATAGTTTAAAACTCGATTTGATGATTCACTTGTTAAACTTGATTCACAAAACGTAAATTAAAAGTTGAATTCATTAAAGGAATTCAAGTTCAAGTGTGTTTATTTTTACTCTATTGATTCATGTTTTAACTGGGTcgataataaatattatattttgttattaattttatataattactttttgttgatatcatttttttataaaataaataaacaatgatatgtaaaataattataatggaAATGGAATCaactaaaagattaaattaaat
This genomic stretch from Vigna radiata var. radiata cultivar VC1973A chromosome 7, Vradiata_ver6, whole genome shotgun sequence harbors:
- the LOC106766190 gene encoding LEAF RUST 10 DISEASE-RESISTANCE LOCUS RECEPTOR-LIKE PROTEIN KINASE-like 1.2, whose translation is MGAPKTKIMGATPTCDGDAGGGSPSGGRDGAAAEGATAEGATDGGNDATAKTKMAQRRPRLEQETQISSNSAAIENSEVSFLFLASVFLVLVASISSQEENKHEECSKPFSCGLTSIYYPFWGGSRPSYCASNRQFKLNCEDNQNSTLQLGSQTFQVLHFDPVQYTVKVVRTGLVYDNCSSSAVTNNSVDSNLFRYLNVRNITIYYGCPYSLISNSTRSFQCKEDGNKSAFYGDPATGKVQDCDGARIEVQVAQELDPDGGIQGLNKALSEGFEIHLISEAQVHQCLKCVSTNGTCGANNESQFSCFCPNGSEGLDCSNSDKWNWRRKLVIGVAAAVISGIVFSLGFYIYYGRLKKKNHHLREVTSSVVYNSKGISHSSCLEDYEKGNKYIGVHFFTYSELEEATNFFNPDRELGDGGFGKVYFGKLQDGRLVAVKRMYENSLKRVEQFVNEVEILTGLHHQNLVSLYGCTPRHSRELLLVYEYIPNGTVADHLHGQRAKPGTLPWHIRMNIAIETASALVYLHASDIIHRDVKTSNILLDNHFSVKVADFGLSRPFPIHATHVSTAPQGTPGYVDPEYHEYYQLTDKSDVYSFGVVLIELISSMHAVDISRRRHEINLSNMAIKKIQSGALHEIVDPTLGFESDFKVRKMISAVAELAFQCLQSSKDVRPTMAQVLDRLEDIRSDGKYKSKHEVLDISEDDTALLKIEPPPPSPDSNFQTVRSIVN